In the genome of uncultured Sphaerochaeta sp., the window TGGTTGCCCACGAAAAGCTCTCTTCCGTCAATCCTGCCTTGGGGTTGTTCTGTCAGGACAATCCCCATGCAAAGGCAAGTCTGGAGAAGAGAATCGCCTATTATGCCTCTTTGGGGAGGGCGATGGATGCAACCAAGCCGTACTCCCTGATTGAACAGTTTGAAGAAAAGGAGTTGTCATGAAGTTTACCCTACGCCTGGAGCAGGAGTTGCCCCCCGTCCTGCGGGGTCTGACCTTCGATGGCCAGAAAGGCTTGTTCATCCACCGGACCGAGGGAAAGAAGGTCGATCTCACGCTTCCTGCTGCACGGGTGGGGGATTCGGTCGAGGAGAAGGCCGGAGCGTGGAAAGCCCTTCTGGACGCTTACACCGAGGCAAGGAGGCTTTATCCTGCTGTCATCGGATTCGAAGGTCTTGAACTGCAGTTCGGACTGGGCACCAACTACGATGAGGCGGTGAGGGCCGAAGGGGTGAGTGCCCTTCCTGTCCTTCCCCCCTCCACCAGCCGCGCTGATGTGGTGCGCGACAAGATTGCCTTGGTCACCGGTGGTGCCCAGGGATTCGGGGAAGGCATGGTGCGATCCCTTGTCGAGCACGGGGCGTTTGTCTTCATTGCCGATATGAATGCGGAAGGGGCGCAAAAGCTTGCCGATGAGCTGAACTATGAGGCGTGCATCACGGTTGCCAAGAGTATTCCTGTCAATGTCACCGATGAGCTTTCGGTCATGCAGATGATGGATGAGGTCGCAAGTCAGACCGGCTCGCTCGACTTGTTCATCTCCAATGCCGGGGTGCTCAGGGCAGGTTCGGTCAAGAGCATGGCCCTGAAGGACTTCCAGTTCGTCACCAATGTCGACTACACAGGCTTTTTCATCTGCTCCAAGTTTGCTTCGCAGCAACTGGCCTTGCAGAATGCCGCTTCCCATGCCTACTACACCGATATCATTGCCATCTCCAGCAAATCGGGGTTGGAAGGTTCCAACAAGAACGGGGCGTACGCCGGGGCGAAATTCGGAACGATCGGGCTGACGCAGAGCTTTGCCCTGGAGCTGGTCGAAGACAATATCAAGGTGAATGCCGTATGCCCGGGCAACTTCTTGGATGGTCCGCTCTGGTCGGATCCTGAGAAGGGCCTGTTTGTGCAGTATCTTGCAGCGGGGAAGGTTCCCGGAGCCAAGACGATTGCAGATGTGAGACGGTTCTATGAGGCCAAGGTGCCCATGAATCGCGGGTGCAGGACCGAGGATGTCATGAAGGCGATCCTGTACATAGTCGAACAGACCTATGAGACTGGCCAGGCGGTCCCGGTGACCGGCGGGCAGGTCATGCTGAACTAGGAGTATCCCATGAAAACACGTGCTATCAGACTGTATGGCGTCAATGACCTGAGACTTGAGGAGTTTGAGCTTCCCCCCATCGCGCAGGATGAGATTCTTGCCAAGGTGGTCACCAACAGCATCTGCATGAGTGATCACAAGGCTGCAGAGCAGGGAGCAAGCCACAAGCGGGTGCCCAATGACATCGACAAGAACCCCATCATGCTCGGCCATGAGTTCTGTGGCGAGATAGTTGAGGTGGGTGAGAAGTGGAAATCCAAGTTCAAGGTTGGCTCGCGCTTCTCGATCCAGCCGGCTCTCAACTACCAGGGTACCCTCGATGCACCAGGCTATTCGTTCCGCTATATCGGAGGCGATGCCACCTACGTCATCATCCCTCATCAGGTGATGGAACTCGACTGCCTGCTTCCCTATGACGGAGAGGCTTTCTTCCTGGGCAGCCTTGCTGAGCCTGTTTCCTGTGTGGTGGGAACCTTCCATGCAATGTACCACACGACCAACGGCAGCTATGTCCACGATATGGGCATCGTCGAAGGCGGCAACCTTGCCATCATCGCCGGAGTGGGCCCGATGGGTCTCTCTGCCATCGACTACGCCCTGCACAACACCGGACGCAAGCCCGGCAGGCTTGTGGTGACCGATATTGATGATGCGCGGCTTGCCAGGGCACAGTCCTTGTACAGCCTCGAGGATGCCAAGGCAAATGGGGTGGAGTTGATCTACCTGAACACCAAAAACCTTGCAGACCCGGTGAAAACAATGATGGAGCTCACCGAGGGCCATGGCTTTGATGATGTGCTGGTCATGGCTCCGGTCCGTGCACTGGTTGAGCAGGCCGATGCCATTCTTGCCAAGGATGGGTGCCTGAACTTCTTTGCAGGTCCGAACAAGACCGATTTCTCAGCCAGCATGAACTTCTACAATGTGCACTACGGCTCCACCCACATCGTCGGCACCAGCGGTGGCAACACCGATGACATGCGCGAGTCGCTCGCCCTGATGGAGAAGGCTTTGATCAACCCGGCCGCCATGGTGACGCATATCGGTGGTCTTCCGGCCGTTCCTGAGGCGGTCATCAATCTTCCTTCCATCCCCGGTGGCAAGAAGATGATGTATACCCATCTTGATTTTCCGCTCACGGCCTTGGATGATCTGGCGGAAATCGGGAAAGACAATCCTTTGTTTGCCCACCTCGCGGTACTGGTTGAGAAACACAATGGCCTTTGGAATGCCGAGGCCGAGGCGTATCTCATGGAGCACTGCACCAAGCGCGTCAAGGAGTAAGGATGAAGAAGCATATTGCCATCGATCTGGGGGCCTCCAACGGGCGGGTCCTGGTAGGGGACCTCTCCAGCTTTGAGGTGGTTCACCGGTTCGTCACCCACAATGACCAGATCCTGGGGGAGTTCTATTGGAACATCCAGGGTCTGTTCAGTGAGATCAAGGTTGGGCTTCGCAAGGCCTTCGCCCTCTATGGGGATGCGATTGCCTCCATCGGCATCGATACCTGGGGGGTGGACTACGTGCTCACTGATGCGAAGGGCAGCCTGGTCTCGTTGTGCTATCACTATCGTGACAGCCGCACCGACGGCCTGATCGAGGAGGTTGCCCAAAAGCTCGGTGGCAAGATGCGCATCTATGAGCAGACCGGCATTGCGTTCCAGCCGTTCAATACGCTCTACCAGCTGAGGGCGATGCAGCGCGATCGTCCCCAGACCCTTGCCGCTGCCGCCCACTATCTCTCGGTTCCCGATCTGCTTGCCTATTGGCTGACCGGGGTCATGAGCAATGAGCGCAGCCATGCATCGACGACCCAGCTCTACGATCCAAGGACAGGGACCTGGGCATGGAAGCTCATCGATGAGCTTGGGCTGGACCGTTCGCTCTTTTCCCCGATTGTGGACAGCGGAACCGTACTTGGGCCCCTGACGGTGGAAGTCTCCCACGAGGTGGGAGCTCCCGCTTCAGTGGTCGTCATCGCCACAGCAGCCCACGACACCGCCAGTGCGGTGGCTGCTGTTCCTTCAGCGGAGGGTGAGACGCCCCTATATATCTCCAGCGGCACCTGGTCGCTGCTGGGTGTTGAACTGGAAACTCCCCGCATGGATGAGCAAGCCCTGCAAAGCGGCTTCACCAATGAGGTCGCTGCAAGTGGGAAAATCCGGTTCCTCAAGAACATCATGGGGATGTGGATCCAGCAGGAGTGTGTGCGGCATTGGGAGAAAGAAGAGGGGACCGAGATCGCCTGGAAGACCTTGGATGAGCAGACAATCGCCTGCGCTTCCTATCAGGGATGGATCGACCCCACCGACCAACGGTTCCTCAAGCCAAACACCCATGACAATCTCATGGTCGACCGAATCAACAGCTGGTGTGATGAGCACGGTATCGGGCGTCCTGCCTCCAAGGGTGAGTACATGGTTGCCATCTACCGCGGCCTTGCGAAAGCGTATGCCAAAGCGATCAAGGATCTGGAGTCGGTGCTGGAAACAAAGTTCTCATCGCTGTACATCATCGGCGGTGGCTGCAAGAACGAGATTCTTGACCAGTGGACAGCTGCGGAGACCGGACTGACGGTGTATGCCGGACCTGTGGAGGCCACGGCTTTGGGCAACCTCATCGTCCAGGCATGGGCTGCCGGGGGGATTTCCAGCCTGCAGGAGGGACGTGACCAGATCAGGGCGCAAGGTATGGTGAAGGTGTTCCGGCCGTAGGATCACCATGAGCTTTTTCGTACTGGGTTTTTTCGTAGACCCAGTATTTTTTTGACAATTGTAAAGGTTTACAGCATTCCATAAGGCTCTAAAAAAACAAATATCTGTACTGAAGGTACAGATACGAGAATTATCTTGTAAACGTTTACATTTTTTCGTTGACAAATGCAAAAACCGATGGGAATATGGATTTGACAAAAGGGAATTAAAAAATCGTTCTAGAAAGCGAAAGAACGAGAACGTATCAAGCTTGCCAGGAGGCGTAATCCTGGATAACGAACAAAAGGAGTTTCCTATGAAAAAAATGGTGGCTATTCTCTTGGTGCTCGCACTGGTATGTACGGGTATCTTCGCCCAGGGTTCTTCCGAATCCAAGAGCGATTCGGTAAAGATCGGTGCCTTGATCCGCAACCTGAACGAACAGTTTGTCAAGGACTATGCGGACAACCTTCGCAAGCTCGCCGCTGAGAAGGGTGTGGAACTGAACCTTCAGGATGCACAGGGCGACGTCGCCCGTCAGCTCGACCAGCTGAACACCCTGATCACCCAGGGCTACAAGTATTTTGTGATCATCCCCCAGGATACCAGCGCTACTGAGCAGATGGCTCAGCAGATCAAGGCAGCCGGTGGTGGTGCTTCCTTCTCCAACATCCAGCCCTCCGTCGAGGCACTGAAGGTCGGAAAGGATTTCTATCTCGCTTCTTCCCCCGAATTGGTCGCAGGCCAGTATCAGGCTCAGATCATCGACGAGTACTTCACCAAGTATCCTGCCAAGGCTCCCAACAAGGTCCTGAACATTCTTTACCTCCAGGGCCAGCTTGGTCACCCCGCCCAGATCAGCCGTGAAGCCGGTCTCATCGATACCCTCAAGAGCCTCGGCTATACCGTGAACTTCATTGCCCGTGACACCGCTGACTGGTCACCGGACAAGGCTCAGGAAAAGATGGACACCTGGCTTGCAGCACACAGCGGCAAGTTCAACCTGGTCGTTGCACAGAACGACGGCATGGCACTCGGTGCTGTTGAGTCCCTGATCACCAACGGTCTGGTCGACAACGATCCTTCCGATGGCACCATCCTGACCTTCCCGGTCATCGGTATCGATGCCACCGCTGATGCCCTCAACTCCATGGATCAGAACAAGCTCTATGCAACCGTTCTGCAGGACTCCGTCGGTCAGAGCAGCACCGCTTTCGAGCTGGCATACGCCATGGCTACCAAGGGCACTGCCAGCGGCATGACCGCTTGGGGCATTGCACCGGCCAAGGAAGTGATCAGCGAAGCTCCGGCCAATGATGCAGCAGTCATTGCACAGTGCTACCTGGTACCCTTCAAGCCTGTTACCAAGGCCAATTACAAAGACCTGATGTAAGAAACATCGCAGATGTGTCTCCTGCTCCGGCAGGAGACACTTCATGAATGCCGTCTTGCCACGTGCTGCGGGAAAACAGAAGAGGAAGAGAGATGAGTGCAACATATGCCCTGGAGATGGAATCTATCACCAAGGTATTCCCCGGAGTTCGGGCCTTGGATGAAGTCACACTTCGGGTTAAGCCGGGAACGGTGCATGCCCTGATGGGTGAGAATGGGGCTGGTAAGTCTACATTGATGAAGTGTCTGTTCGGTATTTACAAAGAGGATGAGGGAACCATCAAGCTCAATGGGGAAGTCTGCCATTTCAAGGACTCCCATGATGCGCTGAAGCGCGGTGTTTCCATGATCCACCAGGAGCTGTCCAACGTTCCCGAGCGGTCGGTTGCACAGAACCTCTATCTGGGTCGTGAGCCGCTCAAAGGTTTTGGACTCATAGACCACAAGAAAATGAACGAGGATACTGCTGACCTGCTCAAGCGTCTGGAGATAGACATCAAGCCGGAACGCAGGATCGGGTCGCTTTCCATCTCCATGCAGCAGACGTGCGAGATTGCAAAAGCGGTCTCCTACAATTCGAAGGTGGTGGTCATGGACGAGCCTACCAGCTCGCTGACCGACAACGAGGTTGCCCACCTGTTCAAGATTATCCGCCAATTGCGGGAGCAGAATGTGGCGATCGTCTACATCTCCCACAAGATGGAGGAGATTTTCGCCATTGCTGATGAGGTGAGCGTCATGCGTGACGGTAAGATGATCGGTACCTACCAGACGGAAGAGCTTACCAACGACAAGCTGATTTCCCTGATGGTTGGGCGCGATGCAAACCTACGGTTTCCTTCAGTTTCCAGCACCATCGGTGATGTGCTCCTGAAAGTTGACAACCTTTGCTCCCCGAATCCCCGTTCATTTCAGGATGTCTCCTTTGAACTCCACCGTGGCGAAATCCTGGGTATCGGCGGGCTTGTCGGTGCCCAGCGTACCGAGTTGATGGAAGCGCTTTTCGGGGTTCGTGCGACCAGCTCGGGAACGATTGTGCTCAAGGGGGAGGAGATCTCTTCCATGAGCCCACGAAAGGCGATCGACCACGGCATGGGCATGATCACCGAGGATAGGAGAGGGAGCGGGATCTTTCCCTTGATGAACATCTCCTCCAATACCAGCATCGCCAGTCTCCGGGAGTACCTGTCAAAGCTCGGTTTGCTCAAGCACAAGGAGCTGAAGCAAGCTTCCACACGCTACAACGAAACCTTGCGGACCAAGACTCCGACGATGGAGACGCTGATCCAGAATCTGTCGGGGGGAAACCAGCAGAAGGTCATCATCAGCCGATGGCTGATGACGTTGCCGGACATTCTCATCATGGATGAGCCGACAAGAGGCATCGATGTCGGTGCCAAGTTTGAGATTTATCAGATCATGAGCCAGTTGGCCCAGCAGGGGAAGGCCATCATCATGGTCTCCTCCGAGATGCCTGAGTTGATCGGCATGTCCCATCGGGTCATGGTTCTCTGCTCCGGTCGTTGCACCGGTATCCTGGACAAGAGCGAGTGCTCCCAGGAGAACATCATGCGTCTTGCCACCAAGTTCATGTAAGGAAAAGAGGGAGATACGGAATAATCATGGAAACCAAGAAATTGCTTAGCGATGGCAAGAAGATTGCCAGCCAATATACGACCTGGGTCACCTTTGTGGGATTGCTTCTGCTTCTTTCCATCCTGACGAAAGGCAATGCCTTGAAGTGGAACAGCATTCGCAACCTTCTGATCGCTGAATCGGTTCGCTCGTTTGCCGCCCTTGGCGTGGGCATGATCATCATCACCAAGGGTATCGACCTTTCCATCGGGTATGTTGTCTGTCTGACTGCCAGTGTTGCAGCCTCGTTTGCACAGAATCCTGACTACTCGTCAGCCATCTATGCCGGACAGACCTTCCCGCTCATCGTTCCCATCGTGGCCGCAGTGGCCGCAGGCGGGCTCTTCGGCCTCTTCAATGGGTATCTGATCGCCTACGGCAAGCTCCCTCCCTTCATCGCCACCCTGGGCTCGATGTCCATCGCCAAGGGGTTGCAGCTGATCTACACCAAGGCTGCGGTTGTTGGCTCACTGAACCAGAATTTCAAGAATATCAGCCAAGGCAGTGTAGGCCCTGTCCCCAATCTGATCATCTATGTCATCATCGCAGCCTTCATTGTCTGGGTCTTCCTGCGCCATACACGCCAAGGAACCCACTTCTATGCCATCGGCGGCAACTCCCAGGCTGCCCGGGTTTCCGGAATCAACGTCGAGCGCGACCTCATGATGGTTTACTTCTACGCTGGTTTGCTCTATGGTATTGCAGGAACCTTGCTTGCCAGTCGCTTGGGGCTCGCGAACTCCCTGACTGCCAACGGCATGGAACTTGATGCCATCGCAGCGGTCACCGTCGGCGGTGTTTCCCAAAGCGGTGGTGTGGGAACCGTAGGTGGCATGATGGTCGGTGTATTCACCATGGGCCTCATCAACTACGGAATGTCCTTCCTGGGTGTCGACAGCTACTATCAGCAGCTGGTCAAGGGTTTGATCATCATCGTTGCGGTATACTTCGATATGAAGAAGTATGCCAGACGCAGCTAGCGGGGGTTTGTGCATGGGCAAGAGTGAGAACGCCACCATCAAAGATGTCGCCAAATTGGCGGGCGTCTCCATTGCCACGGTAAGCAGGGTGCTCAACAAGCTTGGTGTGGTGAATCCTGAGACGGAACGAAGAGTGCTCAGTGCGGTCAATATGCTGCACTACCAGCGCAATGCGGTGGCCCGCTCGCTCAAGCTCAAGGAGACCAAGAGCATCGGAATCATGGTTCCTGAGATTTCCAATACGTTCTTCACCGAGATTGTGGAACAGCTGGAGAAGTTGCTTGGTCCCCTGGGCTATGCACTTCTCTTGTGCAGCTCGGAAAACTCGGTTGATGAGGAGAAGCGGAAGCTCTCTCTCCTGCTTGAGCGGAATGTCGATGCCCTTCTGGTGATACCGGTCAGTGACATCGGCAGTCATTTCAATTCCCCTTCCTTGGAACATACCCCCTTGGTCATGCTCGACCGAAAGATTGATGGTCTTTCCTGTGATGTGGTGCTCACTGACAACCGCAAGGGTGCCTACGATGTGACCTGTGCCCTGATCCGTGAGGGAAGGACGCGCATCGGCTTTCTGGGTGGAGACAACCATGTCCATACGTCTGTGGAGCGTTTGCACGGGTTTTTGGACGCAATGCGCGACCATCATCTTGAGGTGGAGAGTGAGTTCATTCTCCTGGGCGGCATGACGCAGAAAGCGGGCTATACCCTGGCCGAGCAACTGTTGACCATGAGCAACTGTCCCGACACGTTTTTCATGGTGAATGACATGGTCCATATCGGTGCCACCAGCTACCTGATGAGCAATGCTCCCAAAACGTTCCGCTCAAACCTGGCTTTTGCAACCTTCGACTATCTCTACTATGCCCCGTTGCTCAAGTTCTGCCACTATGCAGTCGGACAGCCCTTGCAGCTGATGGGTGAATCTGCAGCACAGCTGTTGATTCGCAGGATGGAAGGGGACCGGGAAGGCTTTCCTGCCACCGTGGTGATCGAGCCGGTCATCCATGTCATGAAGGAGAACGGGGGGATGGTTACCGATGAGAAGTCCATGGCTTCCACCTCAGCACACTCCCCCCGCTTCGAGAAGGTCTTCAGCTAGGAAGCTCCTCGTCAAAACAGACAGCCACTTTCCCGCATGCTCCGCTAGCCATCAAGGCATAGGCCTCATCCGCCTTGTCCAGGCTGAAGCGGTGGGTTATCAGGTCCTCCGGATGGATGTTCCATCGAACCAAGCGCTCCACCAGATCCTCCATCTTCCAGATGCTGGTGACCCAGCTTCCATAGATGGTCTTCTGGTCATGGAGCATGTCCTCACTCGGATTGAAATGCACTGTTCCGCCTTCCCCGACGAAGGCAATCTTGCCCCACTTGCGTGTTGCCCTGATGGCAGTGGCTCTTCCAGGGTCGCTTGCTGAGCAGTCAAAAGCCCGCTCAACCCCGTTGCCGCCGGTGAGTGCCTTGATCTGTGCAACGTTTTGCTCGCTGGGGGTGAAGACGTGGTCAACCAAGCCAAGTTTCTTTGCAAGCTCGATGCGTGATGGCTCCCGTTCAATGCCGATGAGCATGTTCGCTCCCATGGCCTTAGCCAACATCAGTGCTGCAAGACCCACCGGTCCGAGACCTACGACCAGTACCGCATCGTTTCCGCTTACCCCTACTTTCTCGATCGCCTCGTACACGGTACCGAAGCCACAGGCTACCTGGGCACCATCAGCATAGGTGAGCTCTTCAGGAAGATACACGAGATCCTTCTCATCACAGAGAATGTACTCGGCCATACCCCCGTCGCGCTGCCAGCCATAGGCTGCCCGCTTGTCGCTGGTGCAGCTGATCATGAAGCCCTGTCGGCACTCATGGCAGACTCCGCAACCGCTGATGTGGTAGACGATGACACGGTCGCCCTTCTTGAAGCGCTTGAGGCCCGGTCCTTCCTCCACAATCTGGCCACAGGGTTCGTGCCCGGCAATGACTCCCTGATACCCCTCAGGGCCCTTTCCCAAGTGTTCACGGTAGATGCAGCGGATGTCGCTGCCGCAGATGGTGGTGCATTTGGTCTTGACCAAGACCTGTCCGTGCCCCGGCTTGGGAATGTCATACTCGGCGAAAGCCACCGTGCTGTTGCCCGGAAGCGTCGCCCCTTTCATGGTGTGCTTGCTCATCGTACTCCTCCTTTCCGATAGCGTTCGGGGATCGGGATGATCCCGTCCTCGTCCCATAGGTCATGATAGGAATCAGCGCCTTCCCAGAGAAAGACCTGTCCCTTTATCAGGCGGTTGTTGCAGTCTATGGTCTTCAGGAGCTCTAGTTCCTCACGTGTCAGCGGATCTTCGTGGACGCTGAGGAAGTTGCTTCTGAGATTGCGTTCCTTCGTGGATTGGGGAATCGGGACTATGCCGTTTCCCATTGCCCACTTGAGGCAGATGGCTGCAGGATGGCAGTTGTGCTTGCTTGCAAGCTCCTTGACCACAGGATGATCCATATCCACCTTGTCTTCGCTGGTGGTGTCACGCTCAGGTCGGTTCGGTGAGCCGAGGGGGCTGTAGCCGATGGCCCTGATGCCTTGTTCCTGTACATAGGAGAGCAGCTCATACTGGCCGAAGAGCGGATGCAGTTCCATCTCATTGGCAAAGGGTCGGATCGAAGCACTTGCAAGCAGGAGCTCCAGCTTGGCCTTGGTCATGTTGCTTGTCCCGATATGCCGTACCAAGCCTTCCTTGGCCAAAGCTTCCATGGCCGACCAGGTTTCCATGAACTGCTCATGGAGGTAGGGACGGGCATCCGGACTTCGGCTGGTCACGTCACACATCGGTGGATGGAAGTTGGGGAAGGGCCAATGGACAAGATACAGGTCAAGGTAGTCCAACCTCAGGTCCTTCAGGCTCTGCTTTGCCGATGCGATCACCTTCTGGTACGCATGGCTGTCATTCCATACTTTGCTGGTTATCCAGAGCTGGTCGCGTGGAATGCCGCTTTGCGCCAGCACCTGTCCGATCTCCCGCTCGTTGCCGTATACGCTGGCACAGTCGATGTTCCTGTATCCTATCTCAAGGGCAAGCTTTACTGCTTGTGCCATCTCAAGACTGCTGATGTGGTCTGAACCGAAGGTTCCCACTCCGATGATGGGCATATCCATGGTACGGCCTCCTTTTTCACTAGCTACAGCATACGCGATTGGTGCAAGAGCACAATGCTTGATATG includes:
- a CDS encoding SDR family NAD(P)-dependent oxidoreductase, which encodes MKFTLRLEQELPPVLRGLTFDGQKGLFIHRTEGKKVDLTLPAARVGDSVEEKAGAWKALLDAYTEARRLYPAVIGFEGLELQFGLGTNYDEAVRAEGVSALPVLPPSTSRADVVRDKIALVTGGAQGFGEGMVRSLVEHGAFVFIADMNAEGAQKLADELNYEACITVAKSIPVNVTDELSVMQMMDEVASQTGSLDLFISNAGVLRAGSVKSMALKDFQFVTNVDYTGFFICSKFASQQLALQNAASHAYYTDIIAISSKSGLEGSNKNGAYAGAKFGTIGLTQSFALELVEDNIKVNAVCPGNFLDGPLWSDPEKGLFVQYLAAGKVPGAKTIADVRRFYEAKVPMNRGCRTEDVMKAILYIVEQTYETGQAVPVTGGQVMLN
- a CDS encoding zinc-binding dehydrogenase, giving the protein MKTRAIRLYGVNDLRLEEFELPPIAQDEILAKVVTNSICMSDHKAAEQGASHKRVPNDIDKNPIMLGHEFCGEIVEVGEKWKSKFKVGSRFSIQPALNYQGTLDAPGYSFRYIGGDATYVIIPHQVMELDCLLPYDGEAFFLGSLAEPVSCVVGTFHAMYHTTNGSYVHDMGIVEGGNLAIIAGVGPMGLSAIDYALHNTGRKPGRLVVTDIDDARLARAQSLYSLEDAKANGVELIYLNTKNLADPVKTMMELTEGHGFDDVLVMAPVRALVEQADAILAKDGCLNFFAGPNKTDFSASMNFYNVHYGSTHIVGTSGGNTDDMRESLALMEKALINPAAMVTHIGGLPAVPEAVINLPSIPGGKKMMYTHLDFPLTALDDLAEIGKDNPLFAHLAVLVEKHNGLWNAEAEAYLMEHCTKRVKE
- a CDS encoding rhamnulokinase family protein, which codes for MKKHIAIDLGASNGRVLVGDLSSFEVVHRFVTHNDQILGEFYWNIQGLFSEIKVGLRKAFALYGDAIASIGIDTWGVDYVLTDAKGSLVSLCYHYRDSRTDGLIEEVAQKLGGKMRIYEQTGIAFQPFNTLYQLRAMQRDRPQTLAAAAHYLSVPDLLAYWLTGVMSNERSHASTTQLYDPRTGTWAWKLIDELGLDRSLFSPIVDSGTVLGPLTVEVSHEVGAPASVVVIATAAHDTASAVAAVPSAEGETPLYISSGTWSLLGVELETPRMDEQALQSGFTNEVAASGKIRFLKNIMGMWIQQECVRHWEKEEGTEIAWKTLDEQTIACASYQGWIDPTDQRFLKPNTHDNLMVDRINSWCDEHGIGRPASKGEYMVAIYRGLAKAYAKAIKDLESVLETKFSSLYIIGGGCKNEILDQWTAAETGLTVYAGPVEATALGNLIVQAWAAGGISSLQEGRDQIRAQGMVKVFRP
- a CDS encoding substrate-binding domain-containing protein, translating into MKKMVAILLVLALVCTGIFAQGSSESKSDSVKIGALIRNLNEQFVKDYADNLRKLAAEKGVELNLQDAQGDVARQLDQLNTLITQGYKYFVIIPQDTSATEQMAQQIKAAGGGASFSNIQPSVEALKVGKDFYLASSPELVAGQYQAQIIDEYFTKYPAKAPNKVLNILYLQGQLGHPAQISREAGLIDTLKSLGYTVNFIARDTADWSPDKAQEKMDTWLAAHSGKFNLVVAQNDGMALGAVESLITNGLVDNDPSDGTILTFPVIGIDATADALNSMDQNKLYATVLQDSVGQSSTAFELAYAMATKGTASGMTAWGIAPAKEVISEAPANDAAVIAQCYLVPFKPVTKANYKDLM
- a CDS encoding sugar ABC transporter ATP-binding protein, with the translated sequence MSATYALEMESITKVFPGVRALDEVTLRVKPGTVHALMGENGAGKSTLMKCLFGIYKEDEGTIKLNGEVCHFKDSHDALKRGVSMIHQELSNVPERSVAQNLYLGREPLKGFGLIDHKKMNEDTADLLKRLEIDIKPERRIGSLSISMQQTCEIAKAVSYNSKVVVMDEPTSSLTDNEVAHLFKIIRQLREQNVAIVYISHKMEEIFAIADEVSVMRDGKMIGTYQTEELTNDKLISLMVGRDANLRFPSVSSTIGDVLLKVDNLCSPNPRSFQDVSFELHRGEILGIGGLVGAQRTELMEALFGVRATSSGTIVLKGEEISSMSPRKAIDHGMGMITEDRRGSGIFPLMNISSNTSIASLREYLSKLGLLKHKELKQASTRYNETLRTKTPTMETLIQNLSGGNQQKVIISRWLMTLPDILIMDEPTRGIDVGAKFEIYQIMSQLAQQGKAIIMVSSEMPELIGMSHRVMVLCSGRCTGILDKSECSQENIMRLATKFM
- a CDS encoding ABC transporter permease, translating into METKKLLSDGKKIASQYTTWVTFVGLLLLLSILTKGNALKWNSIRNLLIAESVRSFAALGVGMIIITKGIDLSIGYVVCLTASVAASFAQNPDYSSAIYAGQTFPLIVPIVAAVAAGGLFGLFNGYLIAYGKLPPFIATLGSMSIAKGLQLIYTKAAVVGSLNQNFKNISQGSVGPVPNLIIYVIIAAFIVWVFLRHTRQGTHFYAIGGNSQAARVSGINVERDLMMVYFYAGLLYGIAGTLLASRLGLANSLTANGMELDAIAAVTVGGVSQSGGVGTVGGMMVGVFTMGLINYGMSFLGVDSYYQQLVKGLIIIVAVYFDMKKYARRS
- a CDS encoding LacI family DNA-binding transcriptional regulator; translated protein: MPDAASGGLCMGKSENATIKDVAKLAGVSIATVSRVLNKLGVVNPETERRVLSAVNMLHYQRNAVARSLKLKETKSIGIMVPEISNTFFTEIVEQLEKLLGPLGYALLLCSSENSVDEEKRKLSLLLERNVDALLVIPVSDIGSHFNSPSLEHTPLVMLDRKIDGLSCDVVLTDNRKGAYDVTCALIREGRTRIGFLGGDNHVHTSVERLHGFLDAMRDHHLEVESEFILLGGMTQKAGYTLAEQLLTMSNCPDTFFMVNDMVHIGATSYLMSNAPKTFRSNLAFATFDYLYYAPLLKFCHYAVGQPLQLMGESAAQLLIRRMEGDREGFPATVVIEPVIHVMKENGGMVTDEKSMASTSAHSPRFEKVFS
- a CDS encoding zinc-binding dehydrogenase — encoded protein: MSKHTMKGATLPGNSTVAFAEYDIPKPGHGQVLVKTKCTTICGSDIRCIYREHLGKGPEGYQGVIAGHEPCGQIVEEGPGLKRFKKGDRVIVYHISGCGVCHECRQGFMISCTSDKRAAYGWQRDGGMAEYILCDEKDLVYLPEELTYADGAQVACGFGTVYEAIEKVGVSGNDAVLVVGLGPVGLAALMLAKAMGANMLIGIEREPSRIELAKKLGLVDHVFTPSEQNVAQIKALTGGNGVERAFDCSASDPGRATAIRATRKWGKIAFVGEGGTVHFNPSEDMLHDQKTIYGSWVTSIWKMEDLVERLVRWNIHPEDLITHRFSLDKADEAYALMASGACGKVAVCFDEELPS
- a CDS encoding aldo/keto reductase; its protein translation is MDMPIIGVGTFGSDHISSLEMAQAVKLALEIGYRNIDCASVYGNEREIGQVLAQSGIPRDQLWITSKVWNDSHAYQKVIASAKQSLKDLRLDYLDLYLVHWPFPNFHPPMCDVTSRSPDARPYLHEQFMETWSAMEALAKEGLVRHIGTSNMTKAKLELLLASASIRPFANEMELHPLFGQYELLSYVQEQGIRAIGYSPLGSPNRPERDTTSEDKVDMDHPVVKELASKHNCHPAAICLKWAMGNGIVPIPQSTKERNLRSNFLSVHEDPLTREELELLKTIDCNNRLIKGQVFLWEGADSYHDLWDEDGIIPIPERYRKGGVR